From the genome of Agromyces badenianii:
CCTGTTCGCCGGTCTTCTTGATCTGGCCGAGCGCGATGTGGCCGCAGATGACTCCGACGATGAAGCCGATGCCCCAGATGACCACGCCGGCGATGGAGGCGACGAGCGAGACGATCGCAAGGGTGTTCGTCTTGGTAGCAGGCGCCTGCCCGTAAGCGGGCTGCCCGTAGGCCGGCTGCCCGTAGGCCGGTGCCGCAGCCTGCGGTTCCCCGTAGGCGGGGGCAGCGGGCGCGGTCGGCGGTACGGCGGGCTGCTCAGGAAGGTTCGGATCAGTCACGGTGGTTCCCCTCGATGCTGTGGAATGCGACCCCGCCACGATGGCGGGAACTCCCGGGCGTCGTCGACGACGGCGGCATCCGGTCTCCCGCTCACACTAGCGCGCCCGGCGTCCGGCCGCACGGATCACGGCATTCGCGCCGCGACCTGGATCTCGGTCGCCGGCAGCGTCGAGTCCGCCCCGAAGTCGAGCGTCGACGGCGGATGGCCCGCCATGACGAGTTGCGCACCGAGCGCCGCGATCATCGCGCCGTTGTCGGTGCAGAGCGACAGCGGCGGAATGCGCAGTGCGATGCCGGCGGCATCCGCTCGCTCGGTCGCGAGCTCACGCAGGCGGGCGTTGGCGACCACGCCTCCGCCGAGCAGCAGTCGCGGCACGCCGAGCTCGGTGCAGGCGGCGACGGCCTTCGTCACGAGCACGTCGGCGACGGCCTCGCGGAAGCTCGCCGCGACGTCTGCGAGCGGCACGGGCTCCCCCGCCGCCTCCCTCTGCTCGACCCAACGGGCGACGGCGGTCTTCAGCCCCGAGAAGCTGAAGTCGTAGCGGTGCGCGGCGAGATCTTTCGGCTGGGTGAGCCCGCGCGGGAACCGGATCGCCCGGGGGTCGCCGCCGATCGCCGCGCGGTCGATCTCGGGGCCTCCGGGGTACGGCAGGCCGAGGAGTCGCGCCACCTTGTCGAACGCCTCCCCCGCCGCGTCGTCGATCGTCTCGCCGAGCAGTTCGACGTCGGAGACGAGGTCGCGCACGAGCAGGAGCGAGGTGTGGCCGCCCGAGACGAGCAGCGCGACGGTGGGGGTCTCGAGCGGCGCCGCGGTGTCGAGCAGGTCGGCGCCGACGTGGCCGACGAGGTGGTTGACGGCGTAGATCGGCACGTCGAGCGCGAGCGCGAGCGCCTTGGCCGCGCCGACGCCGACCATGAGTGCGCCGGCCAGTCCGGGACCACTCGTCACGGCGATCGCGTCGACCTCGGCGAGGGTGACGGATGCCTCGTCGAGCGCTGCCCGGATCGTGGGGCCGAGTGCCTCGAGGTGCGCACGCGCGGCGACCTCCGGCACGACCCCGCCGTAGCGCGCGTGCTCCTCCATGGACGAGGCGATCGTGTTGGCGAGCAGCGTCGTGCCGCGCACGATGCCGATGCCGGTCTCGTCGCAGGAGGTCTCGATGCCGAGGATGAGGGGGGTGTCGCGGTTCATCGACCCGCCTTCGCGTCGCCGGCGCCGCGCCCCGATCGCCCGCCGCTGCCGTCGGTCTCGTCGCCGGCCGGTCGGGTGATCGCCGGTGGCACGGTCAGGCGCATGTGCACCGCGTCGACGCCGTGCCGGTAGTAGCCGCGTCGGACCCCGATCTCCTCGAAGCCGAGCGAGTCGTAGAGCGCCCGCGCGATGGGGTTGTCTGCGCGCACCTCGAGGAAGAGCTCGGCGACGTGGCGTCTGCGGGCCTCGGTGATGAGCGCGTGCATGAGTCCGCGGCCGAGGCCGATGCCGCGCGTCGAGGGAGCCACCGCGATCGTCTGGATGTCGCCCTGACCGCCGCCGGCGGGCGCCAGGAGACCGGCGTAGCCGAGCAGGCCGGCGGCCGGGTCGGCGTCGCCGTCTTGGTCGAGGTCGGGGTCGGCAGCGGGGTCATGGTGGTCGTCGGTGCCGCTCTCCGCGCGGGCGTCTCGCCGGGCCTCGAGCTCGTCGTCGACGGCGATGAGGTAGTAGCCGTGAGGGCTCTCGAGCTCTCGGCGCATGGCATCGATCGACCAGGCATCGGCCTCGAAGGTCTCGCGCTCGAGCACCATGATGCGGTCGAGATCGCCGACGTTCGCACGCCGCATGAACACGCTCATCGAAGCACCTTCTTGCCGGCCGAGGGGGTCACATCGGGTGCCCGAAGGTAGATCGGACGGTCGGCTGCGAGCGGCAGCCGACCGGCGGCGAAGGCGAGTTCGGCGAGCATGCCGACCGCGCCCGCCGAGACGATCGACGCGTCGAAGCGGATGCCTCGGGCCGGCGGCACCTCGTCACGCGGCACGAGCCCCGGGCCATCGACGCGCACCGGCAGGCCGTCGGCGTCGAGGCCCTCGTATTCCGAGACGGCGAACTCCCGGCGCCGCGCGTCGGTGACGACCTGCACGAGACCCTCGTCGCCCGCGAGATACCGAGTCAAGGCGATCGCATCGTGGCTGACGACCGGCACGAAGGGGCGAGCGATGCCGAGCGCGAAGGCGTGAGCGGCCGCGATGCCGACCCGCAGCCCGGTGAAGGGCCCCGGCCCCATTCCCGCCGCGACTCCCGACAGCTCGTGCGGCCCGATGCCCGCGCCCGCGAGCGCGCCTCGGATGAACCCGCCGATCACCTCGGCGTGCCGCATGGTGTCGTCGGTGCCCGTCTCGGCGAGGCAGCGCAGTTCGCCGCTGGCACGGTCTCGATCGACCACGGCGACGCTCGTGCCAGTCGAGGTGTCGATCGCGAGAAGCATGCCGTCAAGCCTACGCGGGCGCGGCGAACGGGGTGGCCGCCCAGCGGGGGCCGAATCCCGTCGCGGTGACGACGCGGGGCTCGTCGGCGTCGAGAGCCGCGTCAGCGTCGGCGGCATCGGCATCGGTGTCGGCATCGGGCGCGACGACGTGCTCGGCGTCAGTTGCGGCATCCGTTGCGGCATCCGTCGCGGCATCCGTCGCGCGCGCACCCGTCGGCCGGTCGATCACGATCTCGAGCCAGGAGTCCGTGACGTCGTCGACGAGCCCCGCGCCCCATTCGACGACGACGACCGAGCGGTCGAAATCGAGGTCGAGGTCGTCGAGCAGGGCCGCACTGCCGAGCCGATAGGCGTCGACGTGCACGAGCGGAGCGCCGCCGATGAGGCTCGGATGGGTGCGCGCGAGCACGAAGGTCGGGCTCTGCACCGGCCCGCGCACACCGAGACCGGCGCCGATGCCCCGCGTCAGGGTGGTCTTTCCGGCCCCGAGCGGCCCGGTGAGCACCACGACGTCGCCGGCGCGGAGCATCGCCCCGAGCTCACGGCCGAACGCCTCCATGGCCGCCGTGTCGGGCGCCTCGAACCGCATCATGCGCCGCCCACGTAGCGCCGCGGCACCCGCGGGCCGATGCGGGTGACGATCTCGTAGCCGATGGTGCCTGCGGCATCGCCCCAGTCGTCGGCCGACGGCGCGCCCGTCGCCGGGTCGCCGAACAGCACGATCTCGTCGCCCGTCTCGACGTGGTCGTCGCCGACGTCGACGACGAACTGGTCCATCGCGACGCGGCCGACGATCGGGCGGCGGGCACCGGCGATCCAGACCTCGGCCCGGCCCGACGCGTGACGGGGGATGCCGTCGGCGTAGCCGAGGGGCACGAGCGCGAGCGTCGTCGGGCGTTCGGCCCGCCAGGTGTAGCCGTAGGAGACGCCTGTTCCGGGCTCGACCCGGCGTACAGCAGCGACTCGGCCGCGCAAAGTCATCACGGGGCGCAGTCCCAGCTCGGCGGCGGTCGTGCCGTCGCCGAACGGGGGGATGCCGTAGATGCCGATGCCGATGCGCACGAGGTCGAATCGCGCGGCCGGCACCCGCAGCGCACCCGCGGTCGACGCGAGGTGGCGTACCTCGGGGCGAAGCCCCGCGGTCGAGGCCTGCACGAGCCCGCGGTCGAAGGCCTCGACCTGGCGCACATCGTCGTCGGGCGAGGCGTTCGCGAGGTGGCTGAAGAGTCCACGAACGTGGATGTGGCCGGCCTGCTCGAGGCGGGCCGCGCGAGCCACGACCGCGGCCCAGTGCTCGGGGGCGACGCCGCTGCGGCTCAGCCCGGTGTCGAGTTTCAGGTGCACGGCCGCGATGCGATCGACGGATGCCGCG
Proteins encoded in this window:
- a CDS encoding DUF4190 domain-containing protein, which gives rise to MTDPNLPEQPAVPPTAPAAPAYGEPQAAAPAYGQPAYGQPAYGQAPATKTNTLAIVSLVASIAGVVIWGIGFIVGVICGHIALGQIKKTGEQGRGLAVAGLIVGYIGIVLSIIGVIIFIALFASLASSGSFDTTY
- the tsaD gene encoding tRNA (adenosine(37)-N6)-threonylcarbamoyltransferase complex transferase subunit TsaD, producing the protein MNRDTPLILGIETSCDETGIGIVRGTTLLANTIASSMEEHARYGGVVPEVAARAHLEALGPTIRAALDEASVTLAEVDAIAVTSGPGLAGALMVGVGAAKALALALDVPIYAVNHLVGHVGADLLDTAAPLETPTVALLVSGGHTSLLLVRDLVSDVELLGETIDDAAGEAFDKVARLLGLPYPGGPEIDRAAIGGDPRAIRFPRGLTQPKDLAAHRYDFSFSGLKTAVARWVEQREAAGEPVPLADVAASFREAVADVLVTKAVAACTELGVPRLLLGGGVVANARLRELATERADAAGIALRIPPLSLCTDNGAMIAALGAQLVMAGHPPSTLDFGADSTLPATEIQVAARMP
- a CDS encoding GNAT family N-acetyltransferase, with translation MSVFMRRANVGDLDRIMVLERETFEADAWSIDAMRRELESPHGYYLIAVDDELEARRDARAESGTDDHHDPAADPDLDQDGDADPAAGLLGYAGLLAPAGGGQGDIQTIAVAPSTRGIGLGRGLMHALITEARRRHVAELFLEVRADNPIARALYDSLGFEEIGVRRGYYRHGVDAVHMRLTVPPAITRPAGDETDGSGGRSGRGAGDAKAGR
- the tsaB gene encoding tRNA (adenosine(37)-N6)-threonylcarbamoyltransferase complex dimerization subunit type 1 TsaB translates to MLLAIDTSTGTSVAVVDRDRASGELRCLAETGTDDTMRHAEVIGGFIRGALAGAGIGPHELSGVAAGMGPGPFTGLRVGIAAAHAFALGIARPFVPVVSHDAIALTRYLAGDEGLVQVVTDARRREFAVSEYEGLDADGLPVRVDGPGLVPRDEVPPARGIRFDASIVSAGAVGMLAELAFAAGRLPLAADRPIYLRAPDVTPSAGKKVLR
- the tsaE gene encoding tRNA (adenosine(37)-N6)-threonylcarbamoyltransferase complex ATPase subunit type 1 TsaE is translated as MMRFEAPDTAAMEAFGRELGAMLRAGDVVVLTGPLGAGKTTLTRGIGAGLGVRGPVQSPTFVLARTHPSLIGGAPLVHVDAYRLGSAALLDDLDLDFDRSVVVVEWGAGLVDDVTDSWLEIVIDRPTGARATDAATDAATDAATDAEHVVAPDADTDADAADADAALDADEPRVVTATGFGPRWAATPFAAPA
- the alr gene encoding alanine racemase gives rise to the protein MSGSDAAERPFREAVVDLGAVRENVAALAAAVAPAQTMAVVKANAYGHGAVPVARAALAGGADWLGVADIDEAHELRGAGIDAPLLAWLHDPGAAFAPAIERDIDLGVSSLGQLEAIADAAASVDRIAAVHLKLDTGLSRSGVAPEHWAAVVARAARLEQAGHIHVRGLFSHLANASPDDDVRQVEAFDRGLVQASTAGLRPEVRHLASTAGALRVPAARFDLVRIGIGIYGIPPFGDGTTAAELGLRPVMTLRGRVAAVRRVEPGTGVSYGYTWRAERPTTLALVPLGYADGIPRHASGRAEVWIAGARRPIVGRVAMDQFVVDVGDDHVETGDEIVLFGDPATGAPSADDWGDAAGTIGYEIVTRIGPRVPRRYVGGA